From Etheostoma spectabile isolate EspeVRDwgs_2016 unplaced genomic scaffold, UIUC_Espe_1.0 scaffold340, whole genome shotgun sequence, the proteins below share one genomic window:
- the rpa3 gene encoding replication protein A 14 kDa subunit produces MAGILDVPKPRITCDMLSLHIGRPVCFVGRVEKVHPTGKTFTASDGDGKIATVELNEPLDEELSGVVEVVGMVSNKGVIMAGTYNMLREDKGIPFDLELYAEALRVLHDFPQHYPFEVAASG; encoded by the exons ATGGCAGGTATACTGGATGTCCCGAAACCCAGAATAACCTGCGATATGCTGTCGCTGCACATAGGCAGACCGGTGTGCTTTGTTGGACGTGTTGAAAAA GTTCACCCGACCGGGAAAACGTTCACTGCCTCGGATGGAGACGGGAAGATTGCGACGGTGGAACTTAACGAACCT CTTGATGAAGAGCTGAGCGGTGTTGTGGAGGTCGTTGGCATGGTGTCCAACAAAGGAGTAATAATGGCCGGCACGTACAACATGCTACGAGAGGACAAGGGCATTCCTTTTG ATTTAGAGCTGTATGCTGAAGCCCTGAGAGTCCTCCATGACTTCCCCCAGCACTACCCTTTTGAAGTGGCTGCCAGTGGATGA